In the genome of Phycisphaerae bacterium, one region contains:
- a CDS encoding class II fumarate hydratase produces the protein MPQETRIEKDSMGPMTVPAHALWGASTQRAVENFPISGYRLGRRFIKAMGLIKLCAAEVNARLGAVPKDKTDLIARAAAEVIDGKLDEHFVVDVFQTGSGTSTNMNANEVIANRAAQIAGGQIGSKELIHPNDHVNQSQSSNDVIPTAMHVSAAMALKEELIPALEHLAGKLEEKTRAFDKIVKIGRTHLQDATPIRLGQEFSGYAAQMRQSAQRAKKAIAALRELAIGGTAVGTGINTHKDFGREVAALLSRKTGIEFVEAANHFEAQHAKDGFVEASGFLRTIAVSLIKVANDIRHLGSGPRCGIGEVRLPATQPGSSIMPGKVNPVMCEMVMQSAAHAIGADATINQAAVLLGNFDLHVGMPVMIHHFLEATRILSNAARVFADRCVAGIEADVERAEALVEQSLAMCTSLAPVIGYDKAAALAKKAYETGKTVRQIALDEKVLPAGDLDKLLNPRAMTEPGASAGPASA, from the coding sequence ATGCCACAAGAGACTCGCATCGAAAAAGACTCCATGGGACCGATGACCGTGCCCGCGCATGCCCTCTGGGGCGCCTCCACGCAGCGGGCAGTCGAGAACTTCCCCATCTCCGGCTACCGCCTCGGCCGCCGCTTCATCAAGGCGATGGGGCTGATCAAACTCTGCGCCGCCGAGGTCAACGCCAGGCTCGGCGCCGTCCCGAAGGATAAGACCGACCTGATCGCCAGGGCGGCGGCGGAAGTCATCGACGGCAAGCTCGACGAGCACTTCGTCGTCGACGTCTTCCAGACCGGCTCGGGCACCTCCACAAACATGAACGCCAACGAAGTGATCGCCAACCGCGCGGCCCAGATCGCCGGCGGTCAGATCGGCTCAAAGGAATTGATCCATCCCAACGACCACGTCAATCAGTCGCAAAGCTCCAACGATGTGATCCCCACGGCGATGCACGTCTCGGCGGCGATGGCCCTCAAGGAAGAATTGATCCCCGCGCTCGAACACTTGGCGGGTAAGCTCGAAGAAAAGACCAGGGCCTTCGACAAGATCGTCAAGATCGGCCGAACGCACTTGCAGGACGCGACGCCGATCCGCCTCGGTCAGGAGTTCTCCGGCTACGCGGCGCAGATGCGCCAGTCAGCACAGCGCGCCAAAAAGGCGATCGCCGCCCTCCGCGAACTCGCCATCGGCGGCACGGCCGTCGGCACCGGCATCAACACGCACAAAGACTTCGGCCGCGAGGTCGCTGCCCTGCTCTCCAGGAAGACCGGAATCGAGTTCGTCGAGGCCGCCAACCACTTCGAGGCCCAGCATGCCAAGGATGGCTTCGTCGAGGCCTCGGGCTTCCTCCGCACGATCGCCGTCAGCCTCATCAAGGTCGCCAACGACATTCGCCACCTCGGCTCCGGACCGCGCTGCGGCATCGGCGAGGTCAGGCTCCCCGCTACCCAGCCCGGCAGCTCCATCATGCCGGGCAAGGTGAATCCTGTCATGTGCGAGATGGTCATGCAGTCGGCCGCGCACGCTATCGGCGCGGACGCGACGATCAATCAGGCCGCCGTCCTGCTCGGCAACTTCGACCTCCACGTCGGCATGCCCGTCATGATCCACCACTTCCTCGAAGCGACGCGGATCCTCTCCAACGCCGCGCGGGTCTTCGCCGACCGCTGCGTCGCGGGCATCGAGGCCGACGTCGAACGGGCCGAGGCCCTCGTGGAGCAAAGCCTGGCGATGTGTACGTCGCTTGCCCCGGTCATCGGCTACGATAAGGCGGCGGCCCTGGCGAAGAAGGCGTACGAGACGGGCAAGACCGTGCGGCAGATCGCGCTGGATGAAAAGGTGCTCCCCGCCGGCGACCTCGACAAACTCCTCAACCCGCGGGCGATGACCGAGCCCGGCGCGTCGGCCGGTCCCGCCAGTGCCTGA
- a CDS encoding type II toxin-antitoxin system PemK/MazF family toxin has protein sequence MPYSRGEVVLVLFPDSNLRTVKRRPALIVQSDQLHTGLPQTIVAMITSNLHRAGPPSRIVVQMGSPIGRQAGLLTDSVIVADNLATVLNSEIDRAIGRIDDMKVIDGALRATLGL, from the coding sequence ATGCCTTATAGCCGCGGCGAAGTCGTCTTGGTCTTGTTTCCTGACTCCAATCTCCGCACAGTCAAGCGCCGACCTGCCCTGATCGTTCAATCCGATCAACTGCATACGGGACTTCCCCAAACAATCGTCGCAATGATCACCAGCAACCTGCACCGCGCCGGCCCTCCGAGTAGAATTGTGGTTCAAATGGGATCGCCAATCGGGCGGCAGGCCGGATTGCTTACCGACTCGGTCATCGTTGCCGACAATCTTGCGACCGTGCTCAACAGTGAAATCGACCGCGCAATTGGACGAATAGACGATATGAAGGTCATTGACGGGGCCCTCCGCGCGACACTTGGCTTGTGA
- the bamE gene encoding outer membrane protein assembly factor BamE: MRTDVQPLTRCGSCGLESAAAARFCARCGQSLPPSGGPNAADEVLLCSATRLTPLLAQWRKLTTRMTRKDVRHTLGEPLRLQRTENSEQWAYVYETVSDKGQAVEGMVKFDPSDGRVLSWTEPDWEVLNRAGNGES; encoded by the coding sequence ATGAGAACTGACGTACAACCCCTGACGCGATGCGGCTCCTGCGGCCTGGAGAGTGCGGCGGCGGCAAGATTTTGTGCCCGATGCGGGCAATCGTTGCCGCCGAGTGGCGGGCCGAACGCGGCCGACGAGGTGCTCCTTTGTTCCGCCACGCGGCTGACGCCGCTCCTGGCGCAATGGCGCAAATTGACGACGCGAATGACGCGCAAGGACGTTCGGCACACGCTCGGCGAGCCGCTCCGCCTGCAACGGACGGAGAATTCCGAACAGTGGGCGTATGTCTATGAAACCGTTTCCGACAAAGGCCAGGCCGTCGAAGGCATGGTGAAGTTCGATCCGTCAGACGGTCGAGTGCTGTCGTGGACGGAACCGGATTGGGAAGTGTTGAATCGGGCAGGAAACGGCGAATCGTGA
- a CDS encoding SPFH domain-containing protein — protein MGYVIAAAIAAFVILILAGIRYIPNKRVGIVEKRWSRKGSVPHGLIALHGEAGFQPDVLRGGLHVLTPLQFKVHSIPLVTIPQGKVGYVFARDGTALQPMQALASNMEASTFEDVRHFLTNGGQRGPQRKILREGTYAINLAQFVVITEEQVYYLPLEDDDDIKFKRMAELIDERDGFEPLVIKGSDDLLGIVTIHDGPGLADGEIIAPIVGGDPANKDLFHNSFQDPERFLRAGGRRGRQLQVLVEGTYYLNRLFATIEMIPKTVVEVGQVGVVVSYTGEIGADLSGTEYKHGELVKQGQRGVWNVALLPGKYAFNTCAGKIIMVPTTNFILKWIRNESGMHKYDENLTEVSLITKDAFEPTLPLSVVVHIDYRKAPLVIQRFGDVKRLVEQTLDPMVSAYFKNTAQTRTIIQLIQDRAMIQKLAGEEMAEKFAHYNLELEEVLIGTPGSSEGDNKIENILTQLRTRQIAEEQIETYARQEKAAVKERELREAEARAKQQQNLTESEVSITVQSNQGKADYQRSLQQAAQIRALAEAEAEKAARIGIATAIAIEEQVRAYGGPQFQLTKEVMSRFAEAVQQSKIDLVPKIMMGGQNGGGTGNALEALLGMMLSERLSNGDGILKEQKANPEALRIREEIRGALVERKS, from the coding sequence ATGGGCTACGTCATCGCCGCCGCGATCGCGGCATTTGTCATCCTGATCCTGGCCGGCATTCGCTACATCCCCAATAAGCGTGTCGGCATCGTCGAGAAGCGCTGGAGCCGCAAGGGCTCCGTGCCCCACGGCTTGATCGCCCTCCACGGCGAGGCGGGCTTTCAGCCGGACGTCCTGCGCGGCGGTCTGCACGTTCTGACGCCCCTGCAATTCAAGGTCCACAGCATTCCGCTCGTAACAATTCCGCAGGGAAAGGTCGGCTACGTCTTCGCCCGCGACGGCACCGCATTGCAGCCGATGCAGGCCCTGGCCTCAAACATGGAGGCGAGCACTTTCGAGGACGTGCGTCATTTCCTGACGAACGGCGGCCAACGCGGACCCCAGCGCAAGATCCTCCGCGAAGGAACCTACGCCATTAACCTCGCCCAATTCGTCGTCATCACCGAGGAACAGGTCTATTACCTCCCCTTGGAGGACGACGACGATATCAAATTCAAACGAATGGCGGAGCTGATCGACGAGCGTGACGGCTTTGAACCCCTGGTCATCAAGGGCTCCGACGACCTCTTGGGCATCGTGACGATTCACGACGGCCCCGGATTGGCCGACGGAGAGATCATCGCTCCGATCGTCGGAGGCGACCCGGCGAACAAAGACCTCTTCCACAATAGCTTTCAGGACCCCGAACGGTTTCTTCGGGCGGGCGGCCGCCGCGGCCGGCAACTTCAGGTGCTGGTCGAAGGTACCTACTACCTCAACCGCCTCTTCGCGACGATCGAGATGATTCCCAAGACGGTCGTCGAGGTCGGGCAGGTCGGCGTCGTCGTGTCCTACACCGGCGAGATCGGCGCGGACCTCTCTGGTACTGAGTACAAGCACGGCGAACTGGTCAAACAGGGCCAGCGCGGCGTATGGAACGTCGCCCTCCTGCCCGGCAAGTACGCCTTCAACACCTGTGCCGGCAAGATCATCATGGTCCCGACGACGAATTTCATCCTGAAATGGATTCGCAACGAAAGCGGGATGCACAAGTACGATGAAAACCTTACCGAAGTGTCGCTCATCACCAAGGACGCATTCGAGCCGACGCTGCCGCTGTCTGTCGTCGTGCACATCGACTATCGCAAGGCGCCGCTCGTCATTCAGCGCTTCGGGGACGTCAAGCGCCTCGTCGAGCAGACCCTCGACCCGATGGTCTCCGCCTATTTCAAGAACACGGCCCAGACGCGGACGATCATCCAGCTCATCCAGGACCGCGCGATGATCCAAAAACTCGCCGGCGAGGAAATGGCCGAGAAATTTGCCCATTACAATCTCGAACTGGAAGAAGTCTTGATCGGAACGCCCGGTTCCTCCGAAGGCGACAACAAGATCGAGAACATTCTTACGCAGCTTCGCACGCGGCAGATCGCCGAAGAGCAAATCGAGACGTATGCCCGCCAGGAAAAAGCTGCGGTCAAGGAGCGCGAACTGCGCGAGGCCGAGGCCCGTGCCAAGCAGCAGCAGAACCTGACCGAAAGCGAGGTCTCCATCACCGTGCAGAGCAACCAGGGTAAGGCCGACTACCAGCGGTCGCTGCAACAGGCGGCCCAGATTCGCGCCCTGGCTGAGGCGGAGGCCGAGAAGGCTGCCCGCATCGGCATCGCCACGGCGATCGCCATCGAGGAACAGGTCCGCGCGTACGGCGGCCCGCAGTTCCAGTTGACCAAGGAAGTAATGTCCCGTTTCGCCGAGGCCGTGCAACAGTCGAAGATCGACCTCGTGCCGAAGATCATGATGGGCGGCCAAAACGGCGGCGGGACCGGCAATGCGTTGGAAGCGCTGCTCGGAATGATGCTGTCCGAACGGTTGAGCAACGGGGATGGTATCTTGAAGGAACAGAAGGCCAACCCCGAAGCGCTGCGAATCCGCGAAGAGATTCGTGGCGCTCTGGTAGAGCGAAAGTCATGA